From a region of the Myxococcus stipitatus genome:
- a CDS encoding glycoside hydrolase family 57 protein, which translates to MSLGSLSLVLHAHLPFVRHPEHEDFLEEDWLYEAISETYLPLLGVFDRLADEGIPFRLAMTLSPTLVMMLRDELLMSRYARKLDRLCELGDREVLRTRNDATFGPLARFYRDHFRALRGAFHDDYRGDLIAAFRRLQDAGHLDILTCNATHGFLPLMQQVPEAVRAQVTVATTHYRQTFGRDPAGIWLAECGYFPGLERVLAAERIRYFFVDTHGLTDAIPRPLHGPYAPIFTEAGVAAYARDPESSQQVWSSEHGYPGDPDYREFYRDIGWDLDLDYIRPYIQPTGDRKNTGFKYYRITGKTQDKQPYSPEVARERAGVHAGNFLFNRQRQIEYLASRLSGRRPVVVAPYDAELFGHWWFEGPWFLEAFIRKAASDQRTFDLVTPSDDLRDNPENQVATPPMSSWGAGGYARMWLDESNDWLYRHLHHCARKMVELARDFPEADARQRRALNQAARELLLAQGSDWAFIMKTGTMVEYARRRSREHVQRFLRLHEQLRAGTVDEGWLSQVESRDNVFPELDYRVYRPA; encoded by the coding sequence ATGAGCCTGGGCTCCCTCTCTCTCGTCCTCCACGCACACCTGCCGTTCGTACGGCACCCCGAGCACGAGGACTTCCTCGAGGAGGACTGGCTCTACGAGGCCATCTCGGAGACGTACCTGCCACTGCTGGGCGTCTTCGACCGGTTGGCGGACGAGGGCATCCCCTTCCGGCTGGCGATGACGTTGTCGCCCACGCTCGTCATGATGCTGCGCGACGAGTTGTTGATGTCGCGTTACGCACGCAAGCTCGATCGGCTCTGCGAACTGGGAGACCGCGAGGTCCTCCGCACGCGCAACGACGCCACCTTCGGACCGCTGGCCCGCTTCTACCGCGACCACTTCCGCGCGCTGCGGGGCGCCTTCCACGACGACTACCGTGGTGACCTCATCGCCGCGTTCCGTCGGCTCCAGGACGCGGGGCACCTGGACATCCTCACCTGCAACGCGACCCATGGCTTCCTGCCGCTCATGCAGCAGGTCCCCGAGGCGGTGCGGGCCCAGGTGACGGTGGCCACGACGCACTATCGCCAGACCTTCGGGAGGGATCCGGCGGGCATCTGGCTGGCCGAGTGTGGCTACTTCCCGGGCCTCGAGCGCGTGCTGGCCGCGGAGCGCATCCGCTACTTCTTCGTCGACACCCACGGCCTGACGGACGCCATCCCGCGCCCGCTGCATGGACCGTACGCGCCCATCTTCACCGAGGCGGGCGTGGCGGCGTACGCGAGGGACCCGGAGAGCAGTCAGCAGGTCTGGAGCTCCGAGCACGGCTACCCGGGCGACCCGGACTACCGCGAGTTCTATCGGGACATCGGCTGGGACCTGGACCTGGACTACATCCGCCCGTACATCCAGCCCACCGGGGACCGGAAGAACACCGGCTTCAAGTACTACCGCATCACCGGCAAGACGCAGGACAAGCAGCCCTACTCGCCGGAGGTCGCGCGCGAGCGGGCCGGCGTGCACGCGGGCAACTTCCTCTTCAACCGGCAGCGGCAGATCGAATACCTCGCGTCGCGGCTCTCCGGGCGCAGGCCCGTCGTGGTCGCGCCCTACGACGCGGAGCTGTTCGGGCACTGGTGGTTCGAGGGGCCGTGGTTCCTCGAGGCGTTCATCCGCAAGGCCGCGAGCGACCAGCGGACCTTCGACCTGGTGACGCCCTCGGACGACCTGCGGGACAACCCGGAGAACCAGGTGGCGACCCCGCCCATGTCCTCGTGGGGCGCGGGGGGCTACGCGCGGATGTGGCTCGACGAGAGCAACGACTGGCTCTACCGGCACCTGCACCACTGCGCGCGGAAGATGGTGGAGCTGGCCCGGGACTTCCCGGAGGCGGACGCACGCCAGCGCCGGGCCCTCAACCAGGCGGCGCGAGAGCTGCTGCTCGCCCAGGGGTCCGACTGGGCCTTCATCATGAAGACGGGCACCATGGTGGAGTACGCCCGCCGACGCAGTCGGGAGCACGTCCAGCGCTTCCTCCGGCTGCACGAACAGCTGCGCGCCGGAACGGTCGACGAGGGGTGGCTCTCCCAGGTCGAGAGTCGGGACAACGTCTTTCCGGAGCTCGACTATCGCGTCTATCGACCCGCCTGA
- a CDS encoding trypsin-like peptidase domain-containing protein, which translates to MNRSHVPFRRAVVAALLLALPSAALAQAPAAAAAQPAGNLQPATREAQALPSLAPLVESVKTAVVNVDVQARGGGGMRGMEDNPLFDRFFGGGRGQREPLRQGAGSGFIIEPSGIVLTNNHVVEDAVSITVRLDDGRSFAATVVGRDPLTDVALVKIKDKVEGLPTVKLGDSDALRVGDWVVAIGNPFGLASSVSLGIVSARARDIGAGPYDEFLQTDAAINPGNSGGPLFNMRGEVVGINTAIVGGGTGIGFAVPSNLVKALVPQLEKEGSVTRAWLGVGIQDLTRDLAGALKLTVTEGAILTQINPSSPASKAGLKADDVVTAIDGQAVTSGGQFTRIVALKKPGSVSTLTVYREGRKQDVKVTLGTRPDLEGVAQRKSRDEQEQESSRRVGVSLKNLDARTAQQAGFSDKQGALITDVVPGSPAASAQLEAGMVVVEANRKAVKSAEDLAGAIRAAPEGSTLLLRVATPGGARYLRALRIP; encoded by the coding sequence ATGAACCGTTCTCACGTTCCGTTCCGGAGGGCCGTGGTCGCCGCGCTGCTCCTCGCCCTGCCGTCGGCGGCGCTCGCGCAGGCGCCCGCGGCCGCCGCGGCGCAGCCGGCCGGCAACCTCCAACCCGCGACGCGCGAGGCCCAGGCGCTCCCTTCGCTGGCCCCCCTGGTGGAGTCGGTGAAGACGGCGGTGGTCAACGTGGACGTGCAGGCGAGGGGCGGAGGCGGCATGCGGGGGATGGAGGACAACCCGCTGTTCGATCGCTTCTTCGGCGGAGGGCGGGGGCAGCGCGAGCCGCTTCGCCAGGGCGCGGGTTCGGGGTTCATCATCGAACCGTCCGGCATCGTGCTCACCAACAACCACGTCGTGGAGGACGCGGTGTCCATCACCGTGCGGCTCGATGACGGGCGCTCCTTCGCGGCCACGGTGGTGGGGAGGGATCCGCTCACCGACGTGGCGCTGGTGAAGATCAAGGACAAGGTGGAGGGGCTGCCCACGGTGAAGCTGGGGGACTCGGACGCGCTGCGCGTGGGCGACTGGGTGGTGGCCATCGGCAATCCCTTCGGGCTGGCGTCCAGCGTGAGCCTGGGCATCGTCTCCGCCCGGGCGCGAGACATCGGCGCGGGGCCCTACGACGAGTTCCTCCAGACGGACGCGGCCATCAACCCGGGCAACTCCGGCGGCCCGCTGTTCAACATGCGCGGCGAGGTGGTGGGCATCAACACGGCCATCGTCGGCGGCGGCACGGGCATCGGCTTCGCGGTGCCGAGCAACCTGGTGAAGGCGCTGGTGCCCCAGCTCGAGAAGGAGGGCTCCGTCACGCGCGCCTGGCTGGGCGTGGGCATCCAGGACTTGACGCGGGACCTGGCCGGCGCGCTCAAGCTGACGGTGACCGAGGGCGCCATCCTCACGCAGATCAACCCGAGCTCGCCGGCGTCCAAGGCGGGGCTCAAGGCGGACGACGTGGTCACCGCCATCGACGGACAGGCGGTGACGTCCGGTGGCCAGTTCACCCGCATCGTGGCGCTCAAGAAGCCGGGCAGCGTGTCCACGCTGACCGTGTACCGCGAGGGCCGGAAGCAGGATGTGAAGGTGACGCTGGGCACGCGCCCGGACCTGGAGGGCGTCGCCCAGAGGAAGTCGCGGGACGAACAGGAGCAGGAGAGCTCGCGCCGGGTGGGCGTCAGCCTCAAGAACCTGGACGCGCGCACCGCGCAGCAGGCGGGGTTCAGCGACAAGCAGGGCGCGCTCATCACCGACGTCGTGCCGGGCTCACCGGCGGCCAGCGCGCAGCTCGAGGCGGGGATGGTGGTCGTCGAGGCCAACCGCAAGGCCGTGAAGAGCGCGGAGGACCTGGCCGGGGCGATTCGCGCCGCGCCCGAGGGCAGCACGCTGCTGCTGCGCGTGGCCACCCCCGGCGGCGCGCGCTACCTGCGCGCCCTGCGCATCCCCTGA
- a CDS encoding SGNH/GDSL hydrolase family protein yields the protein MSVDYVALGDSTAVGVGASRGGGYPERLASRLRRDGLSLGLTNLGQSGARIRDVFTQQLKPAVAARPTLVSLGVGTNDIWRGTSLEDFRDDLDRIARRLKQTGAPLMVVNIADMALAPVARLVPSALYEGRIEPFNAAIAELARAHGMHLVDLYSASREMFPSNPGFFSGDGFHPSEEGYEAWADLMLPTARTLVSR from the coding sequence GTGAGCGTCGACTACGTCGCGCTGGGTGACAGCACGGCCGTGGGCGTGGGGGCCTCCCGGGGCGGGGGCTATCCGGAGCGGCTGGCCTCGCGCCTTCGCCGTGACGGGCTGTCGCTGGGGCTCACCAACCTGGGCCAGAGCGGCGCGCGCATCCGCGACGTCTTCACCCAGCAGCTCAAGCCCGCCGTGGCGGCGAGGCCCACCCTGGTGTCGCTCGGCGTGGGCACCAACGACATCTGGCGCGGCACGTCGCTGGAGGACTTCCGCGACGACCTGGACCGCATCGCGCGGCGGTTGAAGCAGACGGGGGCTCCGCTGATGGTGGTGAACATCGCGGACATGGCGCTGGCGCCCGTGGCCCGACTGGTCCCCAGCGCGCTCTACGAGGGCCGCATCGAGCCGTTCAACGCCGCCATCGCCGAGCTGGCGCGCGCGCATGGCATGCACCTGGTGGACCTGTACTCGGCGAGCCGGGAGATGTTCCCCTCCAACCCGGGTTTCTTCTCCGGGGACGGCTTCCATCCCTCCGAGGAGGGCTACGAGGCGTGGGCGGACCTGATGCTGCCCACCGCGCGGACCCTCGTGTCGCGCTGA
- a CDS encoding sensor domain-containing diguanylate cyclase, with the protein MPLGPDTVGRKLLWSIALPGLVVALLGVGHFWREARVSVRDATQVESLALAEFVASTFLLPQGPGAPPHDAVAEVLRSDTRLFRSVADVRVLTLEGDVRWSRDPAEVGTRHPEAARLTTPRPETARSEDGVTEVVRPLGGPECGSCHTRGDVPGASILQMRMMEPPLHQQLTHVFGGALAAMVLFVLLLSLVTALSLHFNLTRPLRKLSAAMGRAEAGDLLVRAETRGTDEIARLSAAFNQMLARLTTMKVEEIDTHRDLELVKEKLVLKDELEERLRELSLLFDVARSLNATLELDELLETVTRLVVERLQIPEFSIMLVNAEGALEIRHAWPEERATEGLTFALGEGACGRAAQTHKAVYLPDVTDPSSGFARRGLIEGAMDTGTLLAVPMIHMDALLGVMNFQRPHVAAFSAGEIELMTAVADLAATAVKNARLHAETVKLTMTDPLTGVPNRRHLFQRMELELARAQRFGSPLSLLMVDVDHFKRLNDLAGHRVGDETLRRVCDILRARVRKVDTLARYGGEEFVLLLPQTTKAEAVEVAEKLRRAVAETLVLPHTTLPGGHVTVSVGVSHFPSDATSQEGLVDSADAALYCSKRTGRNRTTPFEPGMEMHPGRERGPHAPPSESPTSKPPGGVAKA; encoded by the coding sequence ATGCCCCTCGGACCGGACACCGTTGGCAGGAAGCTCCTGTGGAGCATCGCCCTGCCCGGGCTGGTGGTGGCGCTGCTGGGCGTGGGTCACTTCTGGCGCGAGGCGCGCGTATCGGTCCGGGACGCGACGCAGGTGGAATCACTCGCACTGGCGGAGTTCGTCGCCTCGACCTTCCTGCTGCCGCAGGGGCCGGGCGCGCCGCCGCATGACGCGGTGGCGGAGGTGCTGCGCTCGGACACGCGGCTGTTCCGCTCCGTCGCGGACGTGCGCGTGCTCACGCTGGAAGGCGACGTGCGCTGGTCGCGCGACCCGGCGGAGGTCGGCACGCGGCATCCGGAGGCGGCCCGGCTGACGACGCCGCGGCCGGAGACGGCGCGCTCGGAGGACGGCGTGACGGAGGTGGTGCGACCGCTGGGGGGGCCCGAATGTGGCAGCTGCCACACGCGCGGCGACGTCCCCGGCGCGAGCATCCTCCAGATGCGCATGATGGAGCCGCCGCTGCATCAGCAGCTGACCCACGTGTTCGGCGGAGCGCTCGCGGCGATGGTGCTGTTCGTGCTGCTGCTGTCGCTCGTCACCGCGCTGTCGCTGCACTTCAACCTCACCCGGCCGCTGCGCAAGCTGAGCGCGGCCATGGGGCGCGCGGAGGCGGGCGACCTGCTGGTGCGCGCGGAGACGCGGGGCACGGACGAGATCGCCCGCCTGAGCGCGGCCTTCAACCAGATGCTGGCGCGGCTCACCACCATGAAGGTGGAGGAGATCGACACCCACCGCGACCTGGAGCTGGTGAAGGAGAAGCTGGTCCTCAAGGACGAGCTCGAGGAGCGCCTGCGGGAGCTGTCGCTGCTGTTCGACGTGGCCCGCTCGCTCAACGCCACGCTGGAGCTGGACGAGCTGCTCGAGACGGTGACGCGGCTGGTGGTGGAGCGGCTCCAGATTCCGGAGTTCTCCATCATGCTCGTCAACGCCGAGGGCGCGTTGGAGATCCGCCACGCGTGGCCGGAGGAGCGCGCCACGGAGGGGCTCACCTTCGCCCTGGGCGAGGGCGCGTGCGGACGGGCCGCCCAGACGCACAAGGCGGTGTACCTGCCGGACGTGACGGACCCGTCCAGCGGCTTCGCGCGGCGCGGCCTCATCGAGGGCGCCATGGACACGGGCACCCTGCTGGCCGTGCCGATGATCCACATGGACGCGCTGCTCGGGGTGATGAACTTCCAGCGGCCGCACGTGGCGGCCTTCTCCGCGGGGGAGATCGAGCTGATGACCGCGGTGGCGGACCTGGCGGCCACGGCGGTGAAGAACGCCCGCCTCCACGCGGAGACGGTGAAGCTCACCATGACGGACCCGCTGACGGGCGTGCCCAACCGTCGGCACCTCTTCCAGCGCATGGAGCTGGAGCTGGCGCGGGCGCAGCGCTTCGGCTCGCCGCTGTCGCTGCTCATGGTGGACGTGGACCACTTCAAGCGCCTCAACGACCTGGCGGGCCACCGCGTGGGCGACGAGACGCTCCGGCGCGTCTGCGACATCCTCCGCGCCCGCGTGCGGAAGGTGGACACGCTGGCGCGCTACGGCGGCGAGGAGTTCGTCCTGCTGCTGCCGCAGACGACGAAGGCGGAGGCGGTCGAGGTCGCCGAGAAGCTGCGGCGCGCGGTGGCGGAGACGCTGGTGCTTCCCCACACCACCCTGCCCGGCGGCCACGTCACCGTCTCCGTCGGCGTGTCCCACTTCCCCTCGGACGCGACGTCGCAGGAGGGCCTGGTCGACAGCGCCGACGCGGCCCTCTATTGCAGCAAGCGCACGGGCCGCAACCGCACCACGCCCTTCGAGCCCGGCATGGAGATGCACCCGGGCCGCGAGCGGGGCCCCCACGCGCCTCCCTCCGAGTCCCCCACGTCGAAGCCACCGGGCGGCGTCGCCAAGGCCTGA
- the pgeF gene encoding peptidoglycan editing factor PgeF, translating into MATELLTSSLLPVPHGFATRAGGVSEGAFASLNLGFSTGDERARVEENLRRFAAAAGAPLGALCRVSQVHGDRVLEARAEEGSDGLRPTEGEADGLWTQAPGTWVAVGTADCVPVLLVDPDGQRVAAVHSGWRGTDAEISVRAVELLVARGARPERLLAAVGPAIQRCCYEVSDELGQRFAARFGDEVVSRDAARPHLDLSRAVRLSLVRAGLKAGHVDVLQACTACEPGRFFSHRRDAGRTGRHLSYVLHRF; encoded by the coding sequence ATGGCGACCGAGCTGCTGACGTCCTCCCTGCTTCCCGTGCCCCATGGCTTCGCGACCCGCGCGGGCGGTGTGTCCGAGGGGGCGTTCGCCTCGCTCAACCTGGGCTTCTCCACGGGCGACGAGCGGGCGCGGGTCGAGGAGAACCTGCGGCGGTTCGCGGCGGCGGCGGGGGCCCCGTTGGGGGCGCTGTGCCGGGTGTCCCAGGTGCATGGCGACCGGGTGCTGGAGGCGCGCGCGGAGGAGGGGAGCGACGGCTTGCGTCCGACGGAGGGCGAGGCGGACGGGCTGTGGACGCAGGCGCCCGGGACGTGGGTGGCGGTGGGGACGGCGGACTGCGTGCCGGTGCTGCTGGTGGACCCGGACGGCCAGCGCGTGGCGGCGGTGCACTCCGGGTGGCGGGGCACGGACGCGGAGATCAGCGTCCGAGCGGTGGAGCTGCTCGTGGCGCGGGGCGCGCGGCCGGAGCGGCTGCTGGCCGCGGTGGGGCCCGCCATCCAGCGCTGCTGCTACGAGGTCTCCGACGAACTGGGGCAGCGCTTCGCGGCGCGCTTCGGCGACGAGGTGGTGTCGCGGGACGCCGCGCGCCCCCACCTGGACCTCTCACGCGCGGTGCGGCTGTCCCTGGTGCGGGCGGGGCTGAAGGCCGGGCACGTGGACGTGCTACAGGCCTGTACGGCGTGCGAGCCCGGGCGCTTCTTCTCGCACCGCCGCGACGCGGGCCGGACGGGGCGGCACCTGAGCTACGTGCTCCACCGGTTCTAG
- a CDS encoding tetratricopeptide repeat protein: protein MLARSVIFRLLAAAPLCALCACATTSATQGEVGTLKAELRSLREAQARLTERLERLEAHAAVDRARGTGARPAATVAGKEATDPAATTESLSATPELAVVKLKPRHEPAPRLPTAVEVVEPDSEQMEMFISPISDGAPVSGGATMVSTTGAPAEAATDEVDPDVLEADFEKLVALLRTGNVEGGVQRLRRFSEENPRHPRADNALYFSGLGQMGLNEFKDAAKTFERLIATYPAGDAMLDGMLRLAECRVRLNQAADARALYTRVVTQFPGTAAATQAEQRLAALPQ from the coding sequence GTGCTCGCGCGCTCCGTCATCTTCCGCCTGCTCGCCGCCGCGCCCCTGTGCGCGCTGTGTGCGTGCGCCACCACCTCCGCCACGCAGGGGGAGGTGGGCACGCTGAAGGCGGAGCTGCGCTCGCTGCGCGAGGCCCAGGCGCGGCTGACCGAGCGGCTCGAGCGCCTGGAGGCGCATGCCGCCGTGGATCGGGCGCGTGGGACGGGCGCGAGGCCCGCCGCGACGGTGGCGGGGAAGGAGGCGACGGACCCCGCGGCCACGACGGAGTCGCTCTCCGCGACGCCGGAGCTGGCGGTGGTGAAGCTCAAGCCCCGTCACGAGCCCGCGCCCCGGCTGCCCACGGCGGTCGAGGTGGTGGAGCCGGACTCCGAGCAGATGGAGATGTTCATCAGCCCCATCTCCGACGGCGCCCCGGTCTCCGGCGGGGCGACGATGGTCTCCACCACCGGCGCGCCAGCCGAGGCCGCCACGGACGAGGTGGACCCCGACGTCCTGGAGGCGGACTTCGAGAAGCTCGTGGCGCTGCTGCGCACCGGCAACGTGGAGGGGGGCGTGCAGCGCCTGCGCCGCTTCTCCGAGGAGAACCCCCGCCACCCGCGCGCGGACAACGCGCTGTACTTCAGCGGGCTGGGCCAGATGGGGCTCAACGAATTCAAGGACGCCGCGAAGACGTTCGAGCGGCTGATCGCGACCTATCCCGCCGGGGACGCCATGCTGGACGGCATGCTCCGGCTCGCCGAGTGTCGGGTGCGGCTCAACCAGGCCGCGGATGCCCGTGCTCTCTACACGCGTGTCGTCACCCAGTTCCCGGGGACGGCCGCCGCCACGCAGGCGGAGCAGCGGCTCGCCGCGCTCCCGCAGTGA